Within the Photobacterium swingsii genome, the region CCATCAATAGTATCCACTAAACCATTATGAAACCACGGGCCATGATTCATTACATCACGCAGTGAAGGGGTTTTAAATAACCCGACATCATGGCTATTACCGCTTACATTGTATTTACCTAAGTCTTCATAAAATGCTTTGTAATAGGTTAAACCAACATTTTCGAATTTATGATTGGTAAATTCAGATCCCATATGACAATTGGCACAGCGTCCATTTCGGCGATAAATATCTAACCCCCACAATGCTTGGTCAGACAAGGCATCCGTTTTCCCTAATTCAGCCTCTTTCACAAATCGATCAAACTGGCTCTGCTTGCTGATAATCGTTCGCTGAAAAGTTGCTAATGCCATACCTAGTTGTTCTTGAGTAATCGCCCCTTGGCCAAATACCTCATCAAAGAGTGTCGGGTAATTGGGATGAGCGTTTAACCGTTTCACCAAGTTAGGCAACGATTCAGCCATTTCTAATGGGTCTTGAATCGGCATCAGCGCCTGTTGCTCCAATGTCGCAGCACGGCCATCCCAAAATAACTGTGGTAAGAATGCGCTGTTAACTATGGTTGGCGCGTTGCGCTTTCCACGTTGGCGATCATGACCAATAGAAACTTCCCTGCCATCACCCCATCCTTTTTTCGGTTCATGGCAACTTGCACAGGCAACATCCTGAGCCTGAGACAGAAACGGGTCGAAAAAGAGCTTTTTCCCTAATGCCACTTTCTTTTCATCATAAGGGTTATGATTCGGGAAAACAGGATGAGGCATAGTGCCGAGTTCTTGATAACTACCAATATCATCAACAAAAGGGGCGGGCCAATGATAAGGGTGAGTCGCATAAGCTTGCCTCAAGCGAGTAATATCAGGTTTAGTATGATTCCTAACTGAACGCGGGTCCTCTGTTGCGCGCGGCTCAAACTCACTCGCAATCAGGAGTAGTTTCGCCGTTTGTGTCGCTTTATTCTGGGCCGTTAATGGTGTTGGCTGGAGCGTTGCCGTCATTGGCAGCTTTAACGTGCCATGACCTGTCTCTGTCGATGTAGCAACCCAGTAATCTCCAGCAACTGGCGAATTTAATGATTTTGAATACAACAACTTGTATTCACCACCACTCACTTGCTGATGCATTAATAATGCAAGTTCATCTGCTGTAGGTAAGCGCCAATCACTACGGCCACATTGCTTCGAGCGATTAATCACTTGTAACGCCGCTTCTATCGAGCATTCAGTTTGAGCACAGTTGCTCACACTAGAATCACTCACGTAATTACGTAAAGTGCTTGTCGCGTCACTGCTGTTTGGTATTAGCCAATATACATACGAGAAACGCTTATCGCGCAAATACAAGTTGTCACGAACTAAGCCTCGCATATCATCAAGACAACGCCATGGTGAATCTTGATAATCATCTTGCTGACGATTGCGCGCGAGGGGTTGCCCTGCATTATCTAATCGAATAAAGCTGGTTTCTTCTGCTTGCGGCTTTATTTGTTGATTAGGCAGCGATGGATCTCGATAGCTGCCACTCACCAAAATAACTGAAGCTGGCTTACGCTTATTCTGGCTCAACGATTTCTTTCGATTAGCACCAAAGCTATAACGATAGGCAATATTATCCGCCTGTTGGGCACTGGCATCATTTTTAAGCCAGTAAGTTTCAAAGCCAACATGTGGAAAGAAGAATGGATCAATCGCCGCCTGATTACGATCCAAAGCAAAATCTTGTTCACTGGTCAGGTTTTGCATTTCATAAGCATACGGTAAACGCCAGTCTGTTTTACCGCACCATTGCTGTTGGTTGGCATAATCGATGAGGTTGTTGGTTGTACATGCTTTACCACTCAAGGCACCAGAGAGCGAACAATCTGCTGCAAACCCAGGTAATGTTGCTTCCCAATTTTGCCACGAGAATGTCTCAGTATTCGGATGAATTGCCGTTAGCCAAGTGACACCTTGATGCGTTTCTGCATCTGAAACGCATTGCCATGCCTTTGCCGCCACTTGATCGTTAACGGCTACAACAGAAAAACGGGGCGTTGGCTTATTTACGCGGATCATCCAATCAAGGCTTAACGCCGATAAACCATCTATAACTTCGAGTTTAAACTGATCCGTCCCTGTTAAAGCTAATGGCGCTTGATAAATAACAAGCCCATTAGCAGCGCTGACATTGCCCAACGTTGCAGGTTGAATAACACGCAAGGTTTGCCCTGGCTTCAACGTATACTGATAAGAAAAAGTGTCACCTTGTGTAACTTGCTGCTTAGCATACTTTTTGCCTTTATCAGGTTGCGTTGGGTCTGGAACGGAAGTGTCAGGTTTAGATGTATCCGGTTTAGACCCTGTTGGTAATGCCGTATTACCCGTTGAATTATCTGAGCCATTACAACCTGCAAGTAACAGCAGCGCTGCTAACGAAACAGCGCTAATTAAAAAAGTAGAGCGACTCATTTCTGTTTTACCGATGTCGAAATAAGACGTACACGGAAGCGTTCTGAATGTAATTTGCCACTACTTTCAGACCATTCATTTTGAAATGCGACAGCCATATTTTTATTTTTAGGATCGGCATAATACTCAGTCGCCGTCCAATAGTAGCTGTCAAAACCTACTACGGTGTCATTAAAGATACTCTTGGTATAACCAGCGCGGTAAGACATGTCTTCCATTCCATATGCCAAGCTATCAATCAGCAATGATTTAAGCTCAGATTCAGACGGCAAGCGCCAGTCATTACGACCACATAATGTTTGTGTATTAACGGTTTTAGCATAAGCTTGTGCTTGTTCTAAGGTCATTAATGGTGCTTTTTTATCAATACGTTGCCATAAGATATTGGTATTTGGTACCACACTCTTAAAGAAGCTATCGCTAGTACAAGCCCACTGTTCTAAATCTTGATCACGTAAAGCTTGGCCTGCTTTGCCGTTTTTAATAAAACGTTTTTTCCAATTTTTATCTTCATCGCCTGCTTTATTAATTTCAGACTTTAACTGTGCTGTTATTTCACCTGTCGAGTTATCCGATTCATCTGGTATAACCGCCCCACTCACTAACATTGCAAATCGCGGTTCATTGGTTGAACGAGGTGACATTTTTTCGTATGCGAAGTCGCTGCCCATCCACATTACTAGCGCATCACCCACGGTTTTATTCGAACCTTGCCAATCACCATCAGGGCCTTCATGGCCATTCAAATAAA harbors:
- a CDS encoding cytochrome c peroxidase, with the translated sequence MSRSTFLISAVSLAALLLLAGCNGSDNSTGNTALPTGSKPDTSKPDTSVPDPTQPDKGKKYAKQQVTQGDTFSYQYTLKPGQTLRVIQPATLGNVSAANGLVIYQAPLALTGTDQFKLEVIDGLSALSLDWMIRVNKPTPRFSVVAVNDQVAAKAWQCVSDAETHQGVTWLTAIHPNTETFSWQNWEATLPGFAADCSLSGALSGKACTTNNLIDYANQQQWCGKTDWRLPYAYEMQNLTSEQDFALDRNQAAIDPFFFPHVGFETYWLKNDASAQQADNIAYRYSFGANRKKSLSQNKRKPASVILVSGSYRDPSLPNQQIKPQAEETSFIRLDNAGQPLARNRQQDDYQDSPWRCLDDMRGLVRDNLYLRDKRFSYVYWLIPNSSDATSTLRNYVSDSSVSNCAQTECSIEAALQVINRSKQCGRSDWRLPTADELALLMHQQVSGGEYKLLYSKSLNSPVAGDYWVATSTETGHGTLKLPMTATLQPTPLTAQNKATQTAKLLLIASEFEPRATEDPRSVRNHTKPDITRLRQAYATHPYHWPAPFVDDIGSYQELGTMPHPVFPNHNPYDEKKVALGKKLFFDPFLSQAQDVACASCHEPKKGWGDGREVSIGHDRQRGKRNAPTIVNSAFLPQLFWDGRAATLEQQALMPIQDPLEMAESLPNLVKRLNAHPNYPTLFDEVFGQGAITQEQLGMALATFQRTIISKQSQFDRFVKEAELGKTDALSDQALWGLDIYRRNGRCANCHMGSEFTNHKFENVGLTYYKAFYEDLGKYNVSGNSHDVGLFKTPSLRDVMNHGPWFHNGLVDTIDGVISMYSEGMASNAPFGWSKYDPNYPKLSEKIRPLNLTYQEAEALKAFLVAITAESPLDSATKTELGQ